The DNA region TGGAGAAAGCCAGCTATATGCCGTTGAAACTAGTTAAACTAGGTATCAACTAGCTAAAAGATGTGAGCTGTAGGTGATCAGATAGCTTTCCCCAGTGCCAACAACTCTTATCAATACATGTCCTTTGATCAACTATTTTAAACTAAGTGTTACACCTTAATTCATACTGCATGTAAAACTAGTTTTACGCCCAAACTATAGCCCTATGGCTTTATCCTTGGTTATCTCCCTTATGCATCTACTTAACTTGTTGAAGTAGTGTTATGACTTATTGTGTACCTTCCATACTTAGTCTTGCTACTCTCATATTATTGGGATGAAGATCAATCTCAACCCtgatgaagttaaagagaagaaatCTAAGATAGCGTCATCACccaagttgcctgtggcattgagTTGTTCCACTTTATTTGACTTCTTCtgttgtaggctcttctgcctagcTGGTCCACAAGACCATCTTTTGGCCtttttaggtaattattttattcaaagtatatatttgatattattttattgaattctatgcgtatcagctatttgatctagggtttaatacaggaggcacaggggaacccaaGATCAAGGTCCGACACTCACCTGGCTTCTACCTCGGATGCGGACTCGAGTGATGTACACATTATCTGAGGTGCTGACTCACACGACACGTGTAGGACACTTACTCAGTGCACAGGGACCAGGCTCAGTCATTGGCTATACGTATCTTCAATACAAACATTAGTTCCTAGTACCAATTTTACTAACAAAGAACTATGTTCATACTATGTAACATTTTTCTCAGAGGGACCTCGTGTACCAGATCTCAATGGAGGCTAGTACTAACCGTGAGCAGCTAGATGGTGGGACAGATGTCCCTGCACCTGAGAGATGTGGGTTGTTCCATAGGATCTATGAGAAGTCATAGAAGAtcatgaacatgtttaattgtAGGTCCATTGATAATGTTTCTTATTGATGCCATGCTGCTCAATCAGCTCCTATTCGGCACCCTCGCCCCTCCTCTATGACAATTGCCACGGCTCCAATGGTTACAGCTCCGTTGCCACTACGTCTGATGCATGTTGAGCCCTATGGCAATAACTTCTCCAAACCATCTTACACTTGGGCTGGTGACCACTACGGCGGCAATTCCTCTAGGCCATCTTACATTGGTCCATGTGACCACTACGGTAGCAGCTCCTCCAAGCCATTTTACACTGGTCTGGGTGACCACTGCGATGGGATCTCCTCCAAGTCGTCTTACATTGCTACAGGTGATGCCATCTTAAACTTACCTCTatcaaaaatagataataaacTTCATGAATTTTGCATTTGTGCTAAGAAGTTTTTCTCCATAAACCACTTGCAGAGTTTGTGGATTACAATGACATCATGGTGTCGATGGAGTACCTGGAGCAAGTCATCAGGGAGACCATGGTAGACAACTAGGCCACTTGTTGTACACAAAGGAATAGGAAAGCATGCCACTTAGGGCTAAGCCTGAAGGCAACATCAAACGGATCCCACTGCGCTTAGAGGATGAAGGCAAGTGCGTGCTTATAGGCGCAGAGTAGCCAACCGAACAAGAAATGAAGCTGCTAGCCACCCTTCGGGCTAACAAGGACATAATCGCATGGTCACCTTGAGACATCACGTGCACCTTCCACTGACCTGGACCATAGCCATGCTCTATCCTGCGAGCCATACTTTGATGTCCCCAGATGGATATGACACCCTCTAGACCGGGCATCTTCATGTATAGATAACCATGATGCAGTATTGCATCAAACTTGGACAGCATCCCTCGCCCGAAGATAGCATTTTACTACTAAGGTACATCCACCACATCAAACAGGATATCCTTTGTCTACACTCCTCTCCCCTCGTCGAAGGACATTGAGAGTGAGATCCTTCCAAGAGCTTCAACAGGCATCCCCTAGAATCTTTGTAATGGGGTTCTAGATGGCCGTAGCGGCTCCTAGGAATGTCTATCTGGTCGAAGGCTTCCGCAAACAAGAGATCAGTGAAGCTCCCTCCATTGATCAGCATCTTGTGTATCTTTGATCTGAACACATCCACAGAAATGACAAAGGCGTCTGTATAAGGATAATATTGAACTCAGAGATCTTCCTAAGAGAAGGTGATCGGCTGGTGCGACCATCAAGACTTGACCATTGGGGAATTGGTTCCCACATGGTTAACCCTACGTACATACTCCCTTCACTGCCTATTAGACTCGAAGTCGTAGCCAGCACCCCCAGAGATGACCAATATCACGCTTCTAGCCCTTCAACATTCTGAACGAACCTCGTCCCATTAGGACGAGCTTCGATAGCCGTCTTGAACGGGGGCGGGGGCAATTCAGGTGTCTACGAGTGATGCGAGGAAGGGGCTCCAGTCCACACCTTGGGGTAGTAGGGAGGATGGGAGTACACAGGGGTTGATCCAAAGTTAGGCCCACTTCGTGTCCCCATTTGATGCACTGTTCGAGGATCATGCAAGGACCCTGAGCTTGGATGTCTAGTGCACTACTGGTTCATCCCTTCCTTCAGGGCCATCACATGAGGACACAACTTGGTTGTGTGGCCCGCGCCTTTGCCATGTACCACGCAGTATAGCGGCGGGGCCATCCAAAATCATGGCCTCGACCCCTCATCGAGCCCCCGCCCCTTTTCCTGCTTCTATCCTGGCTCTCCTCAATGTTGAGCACTCCCCACTTGTGGCTCCTTGGCTGGTGAAAATGACGGTGATGGGCCATGTGCTTGTTCGAGGACTGGTGGGTTTCCCTCGGATGTTGTTCCTTCTTCTTCCCATGAGATGCTTTCTCCTTGTCTATCCTATAGCTTTGGGTCTCGAAGACCGGCCTATCAATGTGCCTCCGAAGCTCGTCATCTTCGGcccttgagtattcttccatcttagtGAACAACTCATCCACATCCTTGACTGGATTTTGCGCCAAGCGGGAGGCCAAGGCCCCTAGGCGAAGGCCTTATCGTGTGGTGTCTATCACTATATCGTCATTGAGGCCCTTCACCTCACACTTCACTCACATGAAACGCCAAGTGAATTGCTtcaagctctctctccttctATTTTACTGCAAATAGATCTCTGACGGTGACCGGGCTGTGTAGTTGCCCTGGAAGTGCGAGAAAAATGCCTCCTGAAGCTGCTCCCAGTAGAATATCGTCCTCATCGGGATAGAGGTGTACCACGAGATCGCAATTCCCTTAATGGTTAGGACAAAAGCCTTAGCAATAGTGGCCTCgtccctccccctccctcctgTGGACTCTATCCTGGCCTCAAAGCTCATCACGAACTCTTTCAGGTGCAGCCCGAGGCATCTTGAACCCCAGGGGCCACGACCACATCTGCAATCTCACGGATAGCGGAGAAGCTTAATCTACCATCCGTAGCCGATGAAGTTCCTCTGACCCTCGATGATAAGTTAGCTCTGGGTCCCTACTGTCGCTGAGTCCCCCCAAAGGCCCATGCTGGGAGGAGATGGACTAAAGGAGGGATCTGAGTTCCTCacgtagctcttggatttgcttgttGGCCTCCTCCACCTGACTCCTGTACAACACATCATTTCCTTCGTGAGCTCCTGCTCCATGGTCCCCTAGGGTGTGCGGGGGAACCTAGTGCTGCTCCAGGACATCCGGCGCAGTGGTTCGACCCTCCTAGTTGCTCGGAGCGATCGCCCCGGACACCCTTGTACCGCCTTCGATGACCATGCCAACTCTAGGTATCTCGACCCTAAGGGCCACGACCGAAGCCCCACCCCCCTCGGTCGCCATGGCTCCTCCTTGCTACGAGGGTACCTCCGAGCCTGCCTCGTCATCCACAAATCTTGTGCCTTTTCTTTCCTAGTCTTCAGTGGCATGAGATTACCACATGGTCGTGTTTGAAAATGCCATTGGAAATGGAAATGACCTTGATTTCTGTAACTATTGAAATACAGTATGTGCAATCAGTCATCTTGCTGTATACAAAGGCAAATGCTACAAGGTATTGTGTTTGCTTAAGTCCAGCACAATATGCATAAGTCCAAATACGACTTTGCTTTAGGTCGTACAGAAATAGAAGACGTGTTTAAGGTAGTATAACTGTCATGTTTTTCTGAAGTTGTTTTGTGGCTTGTTTCAAActtgttctttttccttttacaAACATTAACTTTTCTAGAAAGTGAAAGTAAGGACTTATACTTTCACTTTTGAAGGAACAATTTAGAGTTTTTGTTAACATATATGCTGAATAAGCAGGATTTGGGCCAAAGGATGATGCATCCAGTGCTTGTATGTTCCCTCCGGATATTACATTCTACGTGGATGGAAAACCTATTGAAGCTCATCGGGTCATTCTTGTGCCCGATCTCCTTTCTTCCAGAAGAAATTCAAGACAGACTAGAATGACAGGAAGGAAGTGATATTTTCTAACCAAAAGTTGTCTTATGGTGTCTTGTACAGCCGCATCCATTTCTTCTATTCTGATAGACTCGAGGTAGCTGTGGATGACATGGAAAATTTGGCGCGGACATGCAAAGTTTGTAAGTGCAGAAGTTGCAAAAGATACTGGATAAAGAAGCTGTGCATCAGAAGTATGCAGAGTACAAGTCTGCGAGAGAACTGGATTTGGACAATTCACAGAAACGATTCATTTTACAAGCGCAGTCCTTGCGGAGGAAGGTCGCCTTCCATCAGCATTGCAGCTTATTCTACAGGGCTGTCTAGCTAATTCAAGAGAAGAAGACTATTATAATGAGGAATCAGATgagatgaggatgatgatctTGCTGATCTTTATATAAAAGTTGGTGATAAGGTTTTCCATTGCCATCAGGTGATTTTAGCCTCGAGGTCCGAATACTTTAGAGCCAGGCTATCTCGAGCTATTGATTTCCTCGAAGGTAAGTGTGGATTTCAAGCAGCTCTGAACCTTCCACTTCTTGACGAGCATGACTTGAGTGCAGAAGCATTTGAAAAGATGCTTGAATACATGTAAGATCTCATTGAGGTTTACTTCACCACTATGTTCTTGTTATTGCTGTTTTTGGGCTTATTTGGTTTTTATGTTGATTTTAGGTATACCAATAAGCTAGAGCATTTGGATCCTGATCAGGTAAGTGTACTAAACATGAGTTTATTACCTCTTCTTTAATAAATGTTGAATAGATTCCATTTTTCATGAAACTAAATATGAATACAAATATTCCAGGTTGaagaactattttttttaaagaacgaCCGCAAGAGGATTTTCATGTTTTatttaaagaaagaaagatgtCTAACACTATCAAACCCCAGCTAAAACAACCGGGACTGCACGACACGGAAGAACCCTCAACTAAGCAGAGGCAGCGACACACTCATAAGGGCAGCACTACCTCAAGGACATCACATGTGGAGGTACTAAAGACTACAACAGGCAGCGTCAAAAATAAATGACAAAGACTACCCTAACCAGGCTGAAGAACTATTTTATGTTGCATCGAAGTACTTGCTGTTTCCCCTTAAGCGAGTTGTAGCCTATATGCTGTTGCCACATCTTGAACGTGTTTCACCTGCAGACTTGTGCCACTGGCCGATGTTGTCAGACATGTACGTGGGTTCACCATTCTTGATGCTTTGTTTATGAATATATTACTTAGTGTGTTACTGAATGTCTATATTTTCCTCTGTAACGCAGATACGGGGTCGTGAAAATAAGGGAGTATTGCTTGGATATCATCGCTTGCAACTTCGAGGTGTTCACAGACACACGAGAGTTCCGGGCCTTGCTCTTGacgcctccaccaccatctgGAGATGACTCATTGCGGACAACTTGTCCCAGTGCGCCTGGGACTGCAGGCAACACTGACCAAGGCAACCTTCTTGATGATTTGCGCGAGAAATGGTTGGAAGCAGAGGGTGCTGAGCTAGATGAGAGGGATGAGGGTGCAACTCAAGGATGATGACAACGCTTGATTCCACTAAGAACTAGAACTCTTTTGTAGCAGAACATGTTTTTGCCGAGAAAGAATCCAAGGGCGCTGGACTAGAATTCATTTGTGTTGGTCAAAATGCTGGTATTGCTCTGTTTTTGTAGTATTCACTGAGTGGTTTAGATTTTGTAAATCTACAAGTTTATGCTTTGTTGTATGAACATGGAACAGACCTTTTGAACGAAATTTAAATATGTAGAGAGAACAAAGAATAGTATGAACGATATAAACTGGTCTCGGTTTTGAATCCAACAGGAATATCACAGAGAAgcaagattccatgttgctcaGTGTACTGACCTGACAAATGCCTACACGTCTGGAACAAAACAAACAAGGTCACAGCACTACACACACTGAAACGAACTCATTGCCGATGCCTGCAGAGCTGTAATTGAGCACAGATCAATTGCTGCTGCCTCAGAATTTTGAGCAGACAAATCAGTCAGGACTCAGATTCTCAGAAGTATGCAGCTCATTAGCTCGATGTCCACTCGCGGCGGATGTCGAAGGTGTAGTTGACCTCCAGGTAGAGCTTCCCATCGTCGTCAAGAAACTGGTAAGTGAGAAAACAGAACATCTCGTTCATCGACTTCCAAATTATGCAGGTGAAGTGAACATTGCTGAGTGGTGTGGTTTATGTATGCCCCAGGTTTGTTTACCTTAGTTCTTGCAGTGTATGATCCCCGAGCAAAGATTCCGGATGGGGTGGTCTCCTCGGGCATCAGGTAGGTGTACGGCTCGGTCTGAGGGCCGAACGTGCCAAGCATCTCTTTGGTGCTGTCCACTGCAAAGATCAATTGCTCCAAAAAAATCAAACCATTTCGCAGTCATGCGACGAATTATACAGAGCAGAGAAGAATAAGCCTACACATGGTGGAAGGGACCTTGCAGCTATGCCGAGAAGAAACTGTGATGAAGATGGGGCATGTACCTCTGACGCCGGTCCTCCAGACGGTGTTGGTATAGCGTAGGCCGGAGACGATGTTGCCGCGGACGGAGAAGGTGAATATGAGCCTGTAGACGCTTCCTTCCTTGAGCGTGAACCACGGCGCCTTGCTGGCCCTGGGCTCCGCGGGCAGCGGCAGGACCACGTCCGGCCGGCCGGGCGACAGGATGGAGATGCTCGTGATCTTCACGTCCGGCTCCAGCATCTCTGAAATTTGGTGTGCACGCGAACAAAACGTGTGAGCACGATCTTTTCCGTTCAACTCTTGTCGAGATGCGACATTACTCATTTCGTTCGGTGCACGAAGCTTAGACGGTGTGAAATGACGAATGGTTATTTTCAGTAAAGAAAAGAAGGATGACGAATGATTTCTGTAGACGTATGCATTGCTCTGTTAGGAGGAACGCAGTGTATCATTATGCTGTGTCCCGTGTGCTCTCTTGTGCTACAACTGGAAGACAATGTATCATTACCCTTCGCAGCTTTTGAGACCATTATTGCCTTGAATATTGTCATTGACTACCAATATCATATAGTAGATAAAGTACAGTATTAGATACCCAGGCACCACAATGGAGAAGACACGGCAAAGTGCCGACCAGAGGCATTTTCACAGCCTCTGCCAGCAGTCTTGCGTTACAAATGATTGACATTAAAAGGTCGCCGCGGCACGCCCTCCAGCCTTTTTTCTCAATGCCTCcatgaccaagagcaagaggaacAGCATGGGGGATCAACTTGCCGGAGGCCACGACCATGACGAATGCGATGTCCCAGCGCACCGTTCATGATAACGCGAGTGCTTGCCAGTACAGAGATCCAGTTTGTCCAGGTGCGAGAGAAACCCAGATGTAAGATTTTCAACAGAACCTCCCGGGTAATTAAGGAACAGTTTGGAGTTCCATAAGACTTAATGCTGCTTTCAACTTGAACTCTCGCGACAATGGCAGCCATCCAGTGAGCACTTTAGAAGGTAAACGAAGAATCGAGGAAAACCAGAAAGCAACAAGCAAGATTGGTTCACCAGACTACAGAAAGAAAATCAAACTGACGTGTATCCTATGCACTACCGGCAATGCATCAGCAACACATACCGTCCAAAGAAGAGACAAAATGAGGGTTCGAACGGACGGTTTGGGATAGAAAAGGTATGAGTGATGCGTGTGCAGCTTGTAGTTTACCTCCAACGGAACTCAAATCGACGCTGCCCAGGAGCTGCTCCTTCCATCTCCTCAGGCTCTCATCATCCTAACAACAACGCCATGGACAACAGCAACAGCAAATTGAGAAGTTAACTAAGCAGAGTATTAACTGACCTAGTACTAGTACGCAATTAAGCAGTTACAATTTTACTGAGCAGTAATACTTCCGTTCTCTTTTAATATCATTTTAGCTTTTGACATATAAAATAAagttacaataaatttttttaggtaTGACATGTTTATCTCTATTAATTTCTCCTATATTCAATCAACTGTACATAAACCACTGATCCACCATACTTATTGAATTAAAACTTCATTTTACAATAGTTTTTAATACGGACACTTAGTAAACACCACTTAAAACAAAATCAAGTTTTTAAAACATTATTTAAGAACAGAGATAGTAACATGAAAAAAAACATTAAGAAGAATTATGCATCAAGAACAGAAGAAGCGTGAAACGAGCTAAATAATTGAGGTCACC from Phragmites australis chromosome 8, lpPhrAust1.1, whole genome shotgun sequence includes:
- the LOC133926752 gene encoding rho GDP-dissociation inhibitor 1-like, whose amino-acid sequence is MSFAVVGAISSCSTKEKEEPPLQATLEGREQEQAEEQVEVVDRKLSEASLCRTDEGEETEEDDEEEGKAEKAIELGPRVSIKEQLEKDKDDESLRRWKEQLLGSVDLSSVGEMLEPDVKITSISILSPGRPDVVLPLPAEPRASKAPWFTLKEGSVYRLIFTFSVRGNIVSGLRYTNTVWRTGVRVDSTKEMLGTFGPQTEPYTYLMPEETTPSGIFARGSYTARTKFLDDDGKLYLEVNYTFDIRREWTSS